In one window of Brachyhypopomus gauderio isolate BG-103 unplaced genomic scaffold, BGAUD_0.2 sc65, whole genome shotgun sequence DNA:
- the kank3 gene encoding KN motif and ankyrin repeat domain-containing protein 3 isoform X3, giving the protein MTQSVHINTKPPNLGAPFHCTSQEEMDHSGSYSVQTPYGFQLDLDFLKYVEEIESGQSMRRANMSPRRSARGDRSCHRSVGGRASGWTSTESLASSTSEDGRSVPAPLSRSHVMSSSKSQPLSPTAVFSPTLPSGAKVPPPPPPRNPRVERTLLETSRRLQQDQSLLPNGLGSPPFDLQKVNVKDGGCSSSASSQFSPDVHLLQISPSVQNPSVGSWSRISPENSGRSTPASVSGTPSFPPGQLQTVREQMAAALRQLREMEEKVKGVPALEREVAMLRNEKERLLLALESKTAELCAVVNAQSSAEVVGGAVEPSGLFLHPGEEIKSSETPKEPPSMMVEKRSIAVGNEIPLETVVVYCRQDTKDAAIEATVDVRHAGMGTEVMVMRDEKVQAEVLTHDASSWVMESLLGLSSETEQKIDNLQQTIKFQQDSIQILKTQLTQASQDIEEFKAQEVERKSKIMLEKETFAKPETADALVETEFCLKTSVGVEVSDADFAITKTDQSIQTDCLEDSKGNTQVTRANKGSQWENFHSTDTHDNQEQAISAEVEATGTLKSIMKRRDVSGSSVACSSGKKSLKFVGILNGGYESTSSEEEEDEEEERSSSDGSAADDCSDSSEEQAGALDDTSDEEGNVDDSDSDDNTPAVQDVKEQVEVVKEKFELSSKMREACLILKNHLNDTAKVTKSKELLSSTHTVQLEWFRVSSAKMAQPSRVSNYLMAFSEISPTLLAHVVNMTDGNGNTALHYSVSHSNFAVVGLLLDTGVCNVDQQNKAGYTAVMLAALSAVKEEEDMVVVKRLFGQGNVNARASQAGQTALMLAVSHGRQEMVRALLGCGASINLQDDEGSTALMCASEHGRAEIVSLLLEQPTCDISIVDNDGSNALSIALEASHNDIAVLLYARMNYSKPQADVVLNLNKLLAKINLL; this is encoded by the exons ATGACCCAGTCTGTGCACATAAACACCAAACCGCCAA ATCTTGGTGCACCTTTTCATTGCACCTCTCAAGAAGAAATGGATCACAGTGGATCCTATTCTGTACAGACACCATATGGGTTCCAGCTGGACCTTGATTTCCTCAAGTATGTGGAAGAAATTGAGAGTGGGCAGAGCATGCGCAGGGCTAACATGAGCCCGCGGAGGTCTGCGCGTGGTGACAGAAGCTGTCACAGGAGCGTAGGGGGCCGTGCTAGCGGCTGGACATCCACCGAGTCTCTGGCGTCCTCAACTAGCGAAGACGGTCGGTCTGTTCCCGCACCTCTTTCTCGAAGCCACGTCATGTCATCCAGCAAGTCCCAACCGCTCTCACCAACCGCGGTGTTCAGTCCCACGTTGCCGTCTGGCGCAAAGgtgccacctccaccaccaccacgtaaTCCCAGGGTGGAGAGAACGCTACTGGAAACAAGCCGTAGACTGCAGCAGGACCAGAGCCTGTTGCCGAACGGTTTAGGCTCTCCTCCCTTTGACCTTCAGAAGGTGAACGTCAAAGATGGAGGGTGCAGTTCGTCAGCATCCTCACAGTTTTCTCCAGATGTTCACCTGCTACAGATTTCACCTTCTGTGCAGAATCCTTCTGTGGGTAGCTGGAGCAGAATTAGTCCTGAGAACTCTGGGAGAAGCACCCCAGCCTCCGTTTCTGGAACACCTTCGTTTCCCCCAGGGCAGCTTCAGACAGTTCGAGAGCAGATGGCTGCAGCTCTTAGGCAGCtcagggagatggaggagaaagtGAAGGGTGTACCCGCCCTAGAGAGGGAAGTGGCCATGCTGAGGAATGAAAAAGAGAGACTGCTGCTGGCCCTTGAAAGTAAAACGGCTGAACTCTGTGCTGTGGTCAACGCACAGAGCTCTGCTGAGGTAGTGGGAGGTGCAGTTGAACCCTCAGGCCTGTTTCTCCATCCTGGTGAAGAGATAAAGTCCAGCGAAACTCCAAAAGAACCTCCTAGTATGATGGTGGAGAAAAGATCTATAGCAGTAGGTAATGAGATACCCCTTGAAACGGTGGTGGTTTACTGTCGGCAGGATACTAAAGATGCAGCTATAGAAGCCACTGTTGATGTCCGTCATGCAGGTATGGGGACTGAGGTGATGGTAATGCGTGATGAAAAAGTTCAGGCTGAAGTTCTGACACACGATGCATCGTCCTGGGTAATGGAATCTTTACTTGGACTGTCAAGTGAAACTGAACAAAAAATCGACAATCTACAACAGACCATCAAATTTCAGCAAGATTCGATCCAGATCCTTAAGACACAGTTAACTCAGGCCAGTCAGGACATAGAAGAGTTTAAGGctcaggaggtggagaggaagtCAAAGATCATGTTAGAAAAAGAGACATTTGCCAAACCAGAGACAGCTGATGCTCTGGTGGAGACTGAGTTTTGTTTGAAAACCTCTGTAGGAGTCGAGGTTTCAGATGCGGACTTTGCAATCACAAAAACTGACCAAAGCATTCAAACAGACTGTCTGGAAGACTCGAAGGGAAACACTCAGGTGACACGGGCCAACAAGGGTAGCCAATGGGAGAATTTTCACAGCACCGACACACACGACAATCAAGAACAGGCCATATCTGCAGAGG TAGAAGCTACAGGGACCCTGAAATCTATCATGAAGAGAAGGGATGTGAGTGGCTCAAGTGTGGCATGCAGCAGTGGAAAGAAGAGCTTAAAATTCGTAGGGATTCTTAATGGAGG GTATGAGTCAACCTCtagcgaggaagaggaggatgaggaggaggaaagaAGCTCCTCGGATGGAAGCGCTGCTGACGACTGCTCAGATAGCAGTGAGGAACAGGCAGGAGCTCTGGACGATACGTCCGATGAAGAAGGAAACGTGGACGACAGTGACAGTGACGACAACACGCCAGCAGTGCAAGATGTTAAAGAGCAAGTAGAAGTAGTTAAAGAAAA GTTTGAGCTGAGTTCAAAAATGCGTGAAGCTTGTCTCATTCTGAAGAACCACCTGAACGACACCGCCAAAGTAACAAAGAGTAAAGAACTG CTTTCCAGCACCCACACTGTGCAGCTGGAGTGGTTCCGTGTGTCCAGCGCGAAGATGGCCCAACCCTCTCGAGTCTCCAATTACCTGATGGCTTTCTCCGAGATCTCCCCCACCCTTCTGGCCCACGTGGTCAACATGACCGACGGCAACGGCAATACGGCTCTGCATTACAGCGTCTCGCACTCCAATTTTGCTGTAGTGGGCCTCCTCCTAGACACCG gtgtgtgtaatGTGGATCAGCAGAACAAGGCAGGCTATACCGCCGTGATGTTGGCGGCATTGTCGGCAGTGAAAGAAGAGGAAGACATGGTGGTGGTTAAAAGGCTCTTTGGTCAGGGCAACGTCAATGCCAGGGCAAGCCAG GCCGGCCAGACGGCCCTCATGCTGGCCGTGAGTCACGGGAGGCAGGAGATGGTGCGTGCGCTGCTGGGGTGCGGTGCCAGCATCAACCTCCAGGACGACGAGGGCTCCACGGCCCTCATGTGCGCCAGCGAACACGGCCGCGCCGAGATCGTCTCCCTGCTGCTGGAGCAGCCCACCTGCGACATCTCCATCGTGGACAAC GACGGCAGCAACGCTCTCTCCATCGCCCTGGAGGCGTCCCACAATGACATCGCAGTGCTTCTTTACGCCCGCATGAACTACTCCAAACCACAGGCAGAT GTGGTGCTCAACCTCAACAAACTCCTCGCGAAGATAAATTTGCTATGA
- the kank3 gene encoding KN motif and ankyrin repeat domain-containing protein 3 isoform X1 — MTQSVHINTKPPNLGAPFHCTSQEEMDHSGSYSVQTPYGFQLDLDFLKYVEEIESGQSMRRANMSPRRSARGDRSCHRSVGGRASGWTSTESLASSTSEDGRSVPAPLSRSHVMSSSKSQPLSPTAVFSPTLPSGAKVPPPPPPRNPRVERTLLETSRRLQQDQSLLPNGLGSPPFDLQKVNVKDGGCSSSASSQFSPDVHLLQISPSVQNPSVGSWSRISPENSGRSTPASVSGTPSFPPGQLQTVREQMAAALRQLREMEEKVKGVPALEREVAMLRNEKERLLLALESKTAELCAVVNAQSSAEVVGGAVEPSGLFLHPGEEIKSSETPKEPPSMMVEKRSIAVGNEIPLETVVVYCRQDTKDAAIEATVDVRHAGMGTEVMVMRDEKVQAEVLTHDASSWVMESLLGLSSETEQKIDNLQQTIKFQQDSIQILKTQLTQASQDIEEFKAQEVERKSKIMLEKETFAKPETADALVETEFCLKTSVGVEVSDADFAITKTDQSIQTDCLEDSKGNTQVTRANKGSQWENFHSTDTHDNQEQAISAEVEATGTLKSIMKRRDVSGSSVACSSGKKSLKFVGILNGGYESTSSEEEEDEEEERSSSDGSAADDCSDSSEEQAGALDDTSDEEGNVDDSDSDDNTPAVQDVKEQVEVVKEKFELSSKMREACLILKNHLNDTAKVTKSKELLSSTHTVQLEWFRVSSAKMAQPSRVSNYLMAFSEISPTLLAHVVNMTDGNGNTALHYSVSHSNFAVVGLLLDTGVCNVDQQNKAGYTAVMLAALSAVKEEEDMVVVKRLFGQGNVNARASQAGQTALMLAVSHGRQEMVRALLGCGASINLQDDEGSTALMCASEHGRAEIVSLLLEQPTCDISIVDNDGSNALSIALEASHNDIAVLLYARMNYSKPQADVSPKGIPRSPSSPRNDMAP; from the exons ATGACCCAGTCTGTGCACATAAACACCAAACCGCCAA ATCTTGGTGCACCTTTTCATTGCACCTCTCAAGAAGAAATGGATCACAGTGGATCCTATTCTGTACAGACACCATATGGGTTCCAGCTGGACCTTGATTTCCTCAAGTATGTGGAAGAAATTGAGAGTGGGCAGAGCATGCGCAGGGCTAACATGAGCCCGCGGAGGTCTGCGCGTGGTGACAGAAGCTGTCACAGGAGCGTAGGGGGCCGTGCTAGCGGCTGGACATCCACCGAGTCTCTGGCGTCCTCAACTAGCGAAGACGGTCGGTCTGTTCCCGCACCTCTTTCTCGAAGCCACGTCATGTCATCCAGCAAGTCCCAACCGCTCTCACCAACCGCGGTGTTCAGTCCCACGTTGCCGTCTGGCGCAAAGgtgccacctccaccaccaccacgtaaTCCCAGGGTGGAGAGAACGCTACTGGAAACAAGCCGTAGACTGCAGCAGGACCAGAGCCTGTTGCCGAACGGTTTAGGCTCTCCTCCCTTTGACCTTCAGAAGGTGAACGTCAAAGATGGAGGGTGCAGTTCGTCAGCATCCTCACAGTTTTCTCCAGATGTTCACCTGCTACAGATTTCACCTTCTGTGCAGAATCCTTCTGTGGGTAGCTGGAGCAGAATTAGTCCTGAGAACTCTGGGAGAAGCACCCCAGCCTCCGTTTCTGGAACACCTTCGTTTCCCCCAGGGCAGCTTCAGACAGTTCGAGAGCAGATGGCTGCAGCTCTTAGGCAGCtcagggagatggaggagaaagtGAAGGGTGTACCCGCCCTAGAGAGGGAAGTGGCCATGCTGAGGAATGAAAAAGAGAGACTGCTGCTGGCCCTTGAAAGTAAAACGGCTGAACTCTGTGCTGTGGTCAACGCACAGAGCTCTGCTGAGGTAGTGGGAGGTGCAGTTGAACCCTCAGGCCTGTTTCTCCATCCTGGTGAAGAGATAAAGTCCAGCGAAACTCCAAAAGAACCTCCTAGTATGATGGTGGAGAAAAGATCTATAGCAGTAGGTAATGAGATACCCCTTGAAACGGTGGTGGTTTACTGTCGGCAGGATACTAAAGATGCAGCTATAGAAGCCACTGTTGATGTCCGTCATGCAGGTATGGGGACTGAGGTGATGGTAATGCGTGATGAAAAAGTTCAGGCTGAAGTTCTGACACACGATGCATCGTCCTGGGTAATGGAATCTTTACTTGGACTGTCAAGTGAAACTGAACAAAAAATCGACAATCTACAACAGACCATCAAATTTCAGCAAGATTCGATCCAGATCCTTAAGACACAGTTAACTCAGGCCAGTCAGGACATAGAAGAGTTTAAGGctcaggaggtggagaggaagtCAAAGATCATGTTAGAAAAAGAGACATTTGCCAAACCAGAGACAGCTGATGCTCTGGTGGAGACTGAGTTTTGTTTGAAAACCTCTGTAGGAGTCGAGGTTTCAGATGCGGACTTTGCAATCACAAAAACTGACCAAAGCATTCAAACAGACTGTCTGGAAGACTCGAAGGGAAACACTCAGGTGACACGGGCCAACAAGGGTAGCCAATGGGAGAATTTTCACAGCACCGACACACACGACAATCAAGAACAGGCCATATCTGCAGAGG TAGAAGCTACAGGGACCCTGAAATCTATCATGAAGAGAAGGGATGTGAGTGGCTCAAGTGTGGCATGCAGCAGTGGAAAGAAGAGCTTAAAATTCGTAGGGATTCTTAATGGAGG GTATGAGTCAACCTCtagcgaggaagaggaggatgaggaggaggaaagaAGCTCCTCGGATGGAAGCGCTGCTGACGACTGCTCAGATAGCAGTGAGGAACAGGCAGGAGCTCTGGACGATACGTCCGATGAAGAAGGAAACGTGGACGACAGTGACAGTGACGACAACACGCCAGCAGTGCAAGATGTTAAAGAGCAAGTAGAAGTAGTTAAAGAAAA GTTTGAGCTGAGTTCAAAAATGCGTGAAGCTTGTCTCATTCTGAAGAACCACCTGAACGACACCGCCAAAGTAACAAAGAGTAAAGAACTG CTTTCCAGCACCCACACTGTGCAGCTGGAGTGGTTCCGTGTGTCCAGCGCGAAGATGGCCCAACCCTCTCGAGTCTCCAATTACCTGATGGCTTTCTCCGAGATCTCCCCCACCCTTCTGGCCCACGTGGTCAACATGACCGACGGCAACGGCAATACGGCTCTGCATTACAGCGTCTCGCACTCCAATTTTGCTGTAGTGGGCCTCCTCCTAGACACCG gtgtgtgtaatGTGGATCAGCAGAACAAGGCAGGCTATACCGCCGTGATGTTGGCGGCATTGTCGGCAGTGAAAGAAGAGGAAGACATGGTGGTGGTTAAAAGGCTCTTTGGTCAGGGCAACGTCAATGCCAGGGCAAGCCAG GCCGGCCAGACGGCCCTCATGCTGGCCGTGAGTCACGGGAGGCAGGAGATGGTGCGTGCGCTGCTGGGGTGCGGTGCCAGCATCAACCTCCAGGACGACGAGGGCTCCACGGCCCTCATGTGCGCCAGCGAACACGGCCGCGCCGAGATCGTCTCCCTGCTGCTGGAGCAGCCCACCTGCGACATCTCCATCGTGGACAAC GACGGCAGCAACGCTCTCTCCATCGCCCTGGAGGCGTCCCACAATGACATCGCAGTGCTTCTTTACGCCCGCATGAACTACTCCAAACCACAGGCAGAT GTGTCACCAAAAGGAATACCTCGGAGTCCGTCCAGTCCTAGGAATGACATGGCCCCCTGA
- the kank3 gene encoding KN motif and ankyrin repeat domain-containing protein 3 isoform X2 — protein sequence MTQSVHINTKPPNLGAPFHCTSQEEMDHSGSYSVQTPYGFQLDLDFLKYVEEIESGQSMRRANMSPRRSARGDRSCHRSVGGRASGWTSTESLASSTSEDGRSVPAPLSRSHVMSSSKSQPLSPTAVFSPTLPSGAKVPPPPPPRNPRVERTLLETSRRLQQDQSLLPNGLGSPPFDLQKVNVKDGGCSSSASSQFSPDVHLLQISPSVQNPSVGSWSRISPENSGRSTPASVSGTPSFPPGQLQTVREQMAAALRQLREMEEKVKGVPALEREVAMLRNEKERLLLALESKTAELCAVVNAQSSAEVVGGAVEPSGLFLHPGEEIKSSETPKEPPSMMVEKRSIAVGNEIPLETVVVYCRQDTKDAAIEATVDVRHAGMGTEVMVMRDEKVQAEVLTHDASSWVMESLLGLSSETEQKIDNLQQTIKFQQDSIQILKTQLTQASQDIEEFKAQEVERKSKIMLEKETFAKPETADALVETEFCLKTSVGVEVSDADFAITKTDQSIQTDCLEDSKGNTQVTRANKGSQWENFHSTDTHDNQEQAISAEEATGTLKSIMKRRDVSGSSVACSSGKKSLKFVGILNGGYESTSSEEEEDEEEERSSSDGSAADDCSDSSEEQAGALDDTSDEEGNVDDSDSDDNTPAVQDVKEQVEVVKEKFELSSKMREACLILKNHLNDTAKVTKSKELLSSTHTVQLEWFRVSSAKMAQPSRVSNYLMAFSEISPTLLAHVVNMTDGNGNTALHYSVSHSNFAVVGLLLDTGVCNVDQQNKAGYTAVMLAALSAVKEEEDMVVVKRLFGQGNVNARASQAGQTALMLAVSHGRQEMVRALLGCGASINLQDDEGSTALMCASEHGRAEIVSLLLEQPTCDISIVDNDGSNALSIALEASHNDIAVLLYARMNYSKPQADVSPKGIPRSPSSPRNDMAP from the exons ATGACCCAGTCTGTGCACATAAACACCAAACCGCCAA ATCTTGGTGCACCTTTTCATTGCACCTCTCAAGAAGAAATGGATCACAGTGGATCCTATTCTGTACAGACACCATATGGGTTCCAGCTGGACCTTGATTTCCTCAAGTATGTGGAAGAAATTGAGAGTGGGCAGAGCATGCGCAGGGCTAACATGAGCCCGCGGAGGTCTGCGCGTGGTGACAGAAGCTGTCACAGGAGCGTAGGGGGCCGTGCTAGCGGCTGGACATCCACCGAGTCTCTGGCGTCCTCAACTAGCGAAGACGGTCGGTCTGTTCCCGCACCTCTTTCTCGAAGCCACGTCATGTCATCCAGCAAGTCCCAACCGCTCTCACCAACCGCGGTGTTCAGTCCCACGTTGCCGTCTGGCGCAAAGgtgccacctccaccaccaccacgtaaTCCCAGGGTGGAGAGAACGCTACTGGAAACAAGCCGTAGACTGCAGCAGGACCAGAGCCTGTTGCCGAACGGTTTAGGCTCTCCTCCCTTTGACCTTCAGAAGGTGAACGTCAAAGATGGAGGGTGCAGTTCGTCAGCATCCTCACAGTTTTCTCCAGATGTTCACCTGCTACAGATTTCACCTTCTGTGCAGAATCCTTCTGTGGGTAGCTGGAGCAGAATTAGTCCTGAGAACTCTGGGAGAAGCACCCCAGCCTCCGTTTCTGGAACACCTTCGTTTCCCCCAGGGCAGCTTCAGACAGTTCGAGAGCAGATGGCTGCAGCTCTTAGGCAGCtcagggagatggaggagaaagtGAAGGGTGTACCCGCCCTAGAGAGGGAAGTGGCCATGCTGAGGAATGAAAAAGAGAGACTGCTGCTGGCCCTTGAAAGTAAAACGGCTGAACTCTGTGCTGTGGTCAACGCACAGAGCTCTGCTGAGGTAGTGGGAGGTGCAGTTGAACCCTCAGGCCTGTTTCTCCATCCTGGTGAAGAGATAAAGTCCAGCGAAACTCCAAAAGAACCTCCTAGTATGATGGTGGAGAAAAGATCTATAGCAGTAGGTAATGAGATACCCCTTGAAACGGTGGTGGTTTACTGTCGGCAGGATACTAAAGATGCAGCTATAGAAGCCACTGTTGATGTCCGTCATGCAGGTATGGGGACTGAGGTGATGGTAATGCGTGATGAAAAAGTTCAGGCTGAAGTTCTGACACACGATGCATCGTCCTGGGTAATGGAATCTTTACTTGGACTGTCAAGTGAAACTGAACAAAAAATCGACAATCTACAACAGACCATCAAATTTCAGCAAGATTCGATCCAGATCCTTAAGACACAGTTAACTCAGGCCAGTCAGGACATAGAAGAGTTTAAGGctcaggaggtggagaggaagtCAAAGATCATGTTAGAAAAAGAGACATTTGCCAAACCAGAGACAGCTGATGCTCTGGTGGAGACTGAGTTTTGTTTGAAAACCTCTGTAGGAGTCGAGGTTTCAGATGCGGACTTTGCAATCACAAAAACTGACCAAAGCATTCAAACAGACTGTCTGGAAGACTCGAAGGGAAACACTCAGGTGACACGGGCCAACAAGGGTAGCCAATGGGAGAATTTTCACAGCACCGACACACACGACAATCAAGAACAGGCCATATCTGCAGAGG AAGCTACAGGGACCCTGAAATCTATCATGAAGAGAAGGGATGTGAGTGGCTCAAGTGTGGCATGCAGCAGTGGAAAGAAGAGCTTAAAATTCGTAGGGATTCTTAATGGAGG GTATGAGTCAACCTCtagcgaggaagaggaggatgaggaggaggaaagaAGCTCCTCGGATGGAAGCGCTGCTGACGACTGCTCAGATAGCAGTGAGGAACAGGCAGGAGCTCTGGACGATACGTCCGATGAAGAAGGAAACGTGGACGACAGTGACAGTGACGACAACACGCCAGCAGTGCAAGATGTTAAAGAGCAAGTAGAAGTAGTTAAAGAAAA GTTTGAGCTGAGTTCAAAAATGCGTGAAGCTTGTCTCATTCTGAAGAACCACCTGAACGACACCGCCAAAGTAACAAAGAGTAAAGAACTG CTTTCCAGCACCCACACTGTGCAGCTGGAGTGGTTCCGTGTGTCCAGCGCGAAGATGGCCCAACCCTCTCGAGTCTCCAATTACCTGATGGCTTTCTCCGAGATCTCCCCCACCCTTCTGGCCCACGTGGTCAACATGACCGACGGCAACGGCAATACGGCTCTGCATTACAGCGTCTCGCACTCCAATTTTGCTGTAGTGGGCCTCCTCCTAGACACCG gtgtgtgtaatGTGGATCAGCAGAACAAGGCAGGCTATACCGCCGTGATGTTGGCGGCATTGTCGGCAGTGAAAGAAGAGGAAGACATGGTGGTGGTTAAAAGGCTCTTTGGTCAGGGCAACGTCAATGCCAGGGCAAGCCAG GCCGGCCAGACGGCCCTCATGCTGGCCGTGAGTCACGGGAGGCAGGAGATGGTGCGTGCGCTGCTGGGGTGCGGTGCCAGCATCAACCTCCAGGACGACGAGGGCTCCACGGCCCTCATGTGCGCCAGCGAACACGGCCGCGCCGAGATCGTCTCCCTGCTGCTGGAGCAGCCCACCTGCGACATCTCCATCGTGGACAAC GACGGCAGCAACGCTCTCTCCATCGCCCTGGAGGCGTCCCACAATGACATCGCAGTGCTTCTTTACGCCCGCATGAACTACTCCAAACCACAGGCAGAT GTGTCACCAAAAGGAATACCTCGGAGTCCGTCCAGTCCTAGGAATGACATGGCCCCCTGA